One Primulina tabacum isolate GXHZ01 chromosome 10, ASM2559414v2, whole genome shotgun sequence DNA segment encodes these proteins:
- the LOC142505114 gene encoding triphosphate tunnel metalloenzyme 3-like isoform X1 has product MEIEVKLRLPNKASYQKLLSLLSPFHVISHHQHNTFFDGSASELSLRRAIFRLRFHEQTHLPKCFACLKAKAIIINGVSRVEEDEEEVDPNIGRACFEDPGKLTEMDSRVLRRVKEEFGVSGFVGLGGFKNVRNVYEWNEVKLEVDETKYEFGDLYEVECESVEPERVKGMIEEFFKENGIDHSDSVVSKFAIFRAGNLPSYKVWTVTMANNPSSTASVTQPESGILKRKSNDIGWEFDMLIDPKNLDKVKCKLCGKMMSGGVYRIKEHI; this is encoded by the exons ATGGAGATTGAAGTTAAGCTGCGACTACCGAACAAGGCCTCCTATCAAAAGCTGCTCTCGTTACTTTCTCCATTTCATGTCATCAGCCATCATCAGCACAATACATTCTTTGACGGCTCGGCTTCTGAGTTGAGCTTACGCCGAGCCATATTCCGTCTTCGGTTCCACGAGCAAACTCACCTCCCCAAATGCTTCGCTTGTCTCAAGGCTAAAGCAATTATCATCAACGGCGTGAGCCGTGTTGAGGAAGACGAGGAGGAGGTGGACCCTAACATAGGGAGAGCTTGCTTTGAGGACCCTGGGAAGCTAACGGAAATGGATTCAAGGGTTCTGAGGAGAGTAAAAGAAGAATTTGGCGTATCAGGTTTTGTGGGGTTGGGAGGGTTTAAGAATGTGAGGAACGTTTATGAGTGGAATGAGGTGAAATTGGAGGTGGATGAGACTAAGTATGAATTCGGGGATTTGTACGAGGTGGAGTGCGAGAGCGTGGAGCCTGAGAGAGTTAAGGGAATGATCGAGGAGTTCTTTAAAGAAAATGGAATTGACCACTCTGATTCAGTTGTGTCAAAGTTCGCAATCTTCCGGGCTGGAAATTTGCCATCCTA CAAGGTTTGGACGGTGACAATGGCAAACAATCCATCGTCGACTGCATCCGTCACTCAGCCTGAATCTGGGATTCTTAAGAGAAAGTCGAATGACATCGGATGGGAGTTTGATATGTTGATTGATCCTAAGAACCTCGACAAAGTTAAATGTAAGTTGTGTGGGAAAATGATGTCTGGTGGAGTGTATAGAATCAAGGAGCACATATGA
- the LOC142505114 gene encoding triphosphate tunnel metalloenzyme 3-like isoform X5, with protein MEIEVKLRLPNKASYQKLLSLLSPFHVISHHQHNTFFDGSASELSLRRAIFRLRFHEQTHLPKCFACLKAKAIIINGVSRVEEDEEEVDPNIGRACFEDPGKLTEMDSRVLRRVKEEFGVSGFVGLGGFKNVRNVYEWNEVKLEVDETKYEFGDLYEVECESVEPERVKGMIEEFFKENGIDHSDSVVSKFAIFRAGNLPS; from the exons ATGGAGATTGAAGTTAAGCTGCGACTACCGAACAAGGCCTCCTATCAAAAGCTGCTCTCGTTACTTTCTCCATTTCATGTCATCAGCCATCATCAGCACAATACATTCTTTGACGGCTCGGCTTCTGAGTTGAGCTTACGCCGAGCCATATTCCGTCTTCGGTTCCACGAGCAAACTCACCTCCCCAAATGCTTCGCTTGTCTCAAGGCTAAAGCAATTATCATCAACGGCGTGAGCCGTGTTGAGGAAGACGAGGAGGAGGTGGACCCTAACATAGGGAGAGCTTGCTTTGAGGACCCTGGGAAGCTAACGGAAATGGATTCAAGGGTTCTGAGGAGAGTAAAAGAAGAATTTGGCGTATCAGGTTTTGTGGGGTTGGGAGGGTTTAAGAATGTGAGGAACGTTTATGAGTGGAATGAGGTGAAATTGGAGGTGGATGAGACTAAGTATGAATTCGGGGATTTGTACGAGGTGGAGTGCGAGAGCGTGGAGCCTGAGAGAGTTAAGGGAATGATCGAGGAGTTCTTTAAAGAAAATGGAATTGACCACTCTGATTCAGTTGTGTCAAAGTTCGCAATCTTCCGGGCTGGAAATTTGCCATCCTA A
- the LOC142505114 gene encoding triphosphate tunnel metalloenzyme 3-like isoform X2, whose amino-acid sequence MEIEVKLRLPNKASYQKLLSLLSPFHVISHHQHNTFFDGSASELSLRRAIFRLRFHEQTHLPKCFACLKAKAIIINGVSRVEEDEEEVDPNIGRACFEDPGKLTEMDSRVLRRVKEEFGVSGFVGLGGFKNVRNVYEWNEVKLEVDETKYEFGDLYEVECESVEPERVKGMIEEFFKENGIDHSDSVVSKFAIFRAGNLPSYFDFHNALI is encoded by the exons ATGGAGATTGAAGTTAAGCTGCGACTACCGAACAAGGCCTCCTATCAAAAGCTGCTCTCGTTACTTTCTCCATTTCATGTCATCAGCCATCATCAGCACAATACATTCTTTGACGGCTCGGCTTCTGAGTTGAGCTTACGCCGAGCCATATTCCGTCTTCGGTTCCACGAGCAAACTCACCTCCCCAAATGCTTCGCTTGTCTCAAGGCTAAAGCAATTATCATCAACGGCGTGAGCCGTGTTGAGGAAGACGAGGAGGAGGTGGACCCTAACATAGGGAGAGCTTGCTTTGAGGACCCTGGGAAGCTAACGGAAATGGATTCAAGGGTTCTGAGGAGAGTAAAAGAAGAATTTGGCGTATCAGGTTTTGTGGGGTTGGGAGGGTTTAAGAATGTGAGGAACGTTTATGAGTGGAATGAGGTGAAATTGGAGGTGGATGAGACTAAGTATGAATTCGGGGATTTGTACGAGGTGGAGTGCGAGAGCGTGGAGCCTGAGAGAGTTAAGGGAATGATCGAGGAGTTCTTTAAAGAAAATGGAATTGACCACTCTGATTCAGTTGTGTCAAAGTTCGCAATCTTCCGGGCTGGAAATTTGCCATCCTA TTTCGACTTTCACAACGCATTAATATAA
- the LOC142505114 gene encoding triphosphate tunnel metalloenzyme 3-like isoform X4, which translates to MEIEVKLRLPNKASYQKLLSLLSPFHVISHHQHNTFFDGSASELSLRRAIFRLRFHEQTHLPKCFACLKAKAIIINGVSRVEEDEEEVDPNIGRACFEDPGKLTEMDSRVLRRVKEEFGVSGFVGLGGFKNVRNVYEWNEVKLEVDETKYEFGDLYEVECESVEPERVKGMIEEFFKENGIDHSDSVVSKFAIFRAGNLPS; encoded by the coding sequence ATGGAGATTGAAGTTAAGCTGCGACTACCGAACAAGGCCTCCTATCAAAAGCTGCTCTCGTTACTTTCTCCATTTCATGTCATCAGCCATCATCAGCACAATACATTCTTTGACGGCTCGGCTTCTGAGTTGAGCTTACGCCGAGCCATATTCCGTCTTCGGTTCCACGAGCAAACTCACCTCCCCAAATGCTTCGCTTGTCTCAAGGCTAAAGCAATTATCATCAACGGCGTGAGCCGTGTTGAGGAAGACGAGGAGGAGGTGGACCCTAACATAGGGAGAGCTTGCTTTGAGGACCCTGGGAAGCTAACGGAAATGGATTCAAGGGTTCTGAGGAGAGTAAAAGAAGAATTTGGCGTATCAGGTTTTGTGGGGTTGGGAGGGTTTAAGAATGTGAGGAACGTTTATGAGTGGAATGAGGTGAAATTGGAGGTGGATGAGACTAAGTATGAATTCGGGGATTTGTACGAGGTGGAGTGCGAGAGCGTGGAGCCTGAGAGAGTTAAGGGAATGATCGAGGAGTTCTTTAAAGAAAATGGAATTGACCACTCTGATTCAGTTGTGTCAAAGTTCGCAATCTTCCGGGCTGGAAATTTGCCATCCTAG
- the LOC142505114 gene encoding triphosphate tunnel metalloenzyme 3-like isoform X3 yields the protein MEIEVKLRLPNKASYQKLLSLLSPFHVISHHQHNTFFDGSASELSLRRAIFRLRFHEQTHLPKCFACLKAKAIIINGVSRVEEDEEEVDPNIGRACFEDPGKLTEMDSRVLRRVKEEFGVSGFVGLGGFKNVRNVYEWNEVKLEVDETKYEFGDLYEVECESVEPERVKGMIEEFFKENGIDHSDSVVSKFAIFRAGNLPS from the coding sequence ATGGAGATTGAAGTTAAGCTGCGACTACCGAACAAGGCCTCCTATCAAAAGCTGCTCTCGTTACTTTCTCCATTTCATGTCATCAGCCATCATCAGCACAATACATTCTTTGACGGCTCGGCTTCTGAGTTGAGCTTACGCCGAGCCATATTCCGTCTTCGGTTCCACGAGCAAACTCACCTCCCCAAATGCTTCGCTTGTCTCAAGGCTAAAGCAATTATCATCAACGGCGTGAGCCGTGTTGAGGAAGACGAGGAGGAGGTGGACCCTAACATAGGGAGAGCTTGCTTTGAGGACCCTGGGAAGCTAACGGAAATGGATTCAAGGGTTCTGAGGAGAGTAAAAGAAGAATTTGGCGTATCAGGTTTTGTGGGGTTGGGAGGGTTTAAGAATGTGAGGAACGTTTATGAGTGGAATGAGGTGAAATTGGAGGTGGATGAGACTAAGTATGAATTCGGGGATTTGTACGAGGTGGAGTGCGAGAGCGTGGAGCCTGAGAGAGTTAAGGGAATGATCGAGGAGTTCTTTAAAGAAAATGGAATTGACCACTCTGATTCAGTTGTGTCAAAGTTCGCAATCTTCCGGGCTGGAAATTTGCCATCCTA